From the Cryptomeria japonica chromosome 2, Sugi_1.0, whole genome shotgun sequence genome, one window contains:
- the LOC131049914 gene encoding LEAF RUST 10 DISEASE-RESISTANCE LOCUS RECEPTOR-LIKE PROTEIN KINASE-like 1.2 produces MAMFPSSKATHLSLRFYCPILFESAIPLPLFQTSLEIAAMTHNFTACLLLLFTLLFMEQLAQLSVAHPIFCGEHVFDYPFGFKNSGHGDLSLQVKCDYGHRLAKPVLNISGKEYYILQPKVLNNFSFHHTMTIIDKELRDNCDPSSNNYTELRSSSQFHIAHTHIDITLWGQCNREWVDLPDQTASLKCNPDWHYNFTAAVSVPEACKAQAVLPVKNSGGPVDDHQIRHGGFPIKLNVSKSCRDCQSSGGCCGYYKSSMQFHCRCRRHRQYPDRCPAEKSSIVLPLGFSIGGVALVAAVILLLIYLKKRPYPRRGLPGDLGDYEKTELKAYPQQFVNLSIFSYEELKWAANFFNEKNKVGDGGFGSVYFGKLEDGRTVAVKKLYQQNWKSVEQFINEIKILSCLKHPNLVDLYGCSSPGSPFLLLVYEFMANGTLADHLHGNRRTSKGLPWETRLNIAVETAQALAFLHGLHPPILHRDVKSTNILLDENFRAKVADLGLCRLFPVNVSHVTTIPQGTPGYIDPNYHECFQLTDKSDVYSFGVVLVEIISAKVAVDTSRNRNEIMLAVMASDKIRRGVLGEILDPDLQIGMKEEVKLVVSAVAELAFRCLATDKDVRPDMKEVATRLEEIQEHQQSLA; encoded by the exons ATGGCTATGTTTCCTTCTTCCAAGGCCACTCATCTCTCGCTTCGCTTCTATTGTCCCATATTATTTGAATCTGCAATTCCACTCCCACTTTtccaaactagtttggaaattgcagcTATGACTCACAATTTCACTGCATGTCTTCTCCTATTATTCACGCTGCTATTCATGGAACAGCTCGCTCAGCTCTCTGTAGCTCATCCAATCTTCTGTGGTGAACATGTTTTCGATTACCCTTTCGGATTTAAGAATAGCGGCCACGGGGACTTAAGCCTTCAGGTCAAGTGTGATTATGGTCATAGATTGGCAAAGCCTGTACTTAATATCAGTGGCAAAGAATACTACATACTGCAACCCAAAGTCCTTAACAACTTTAGTTTCCACCATACCATGACAATAATCGACAAGGAGCTAAGAGATAATTGCGATCCATCTTCCAATAACTACACGGAATTAAGGTCTAGCTCTCAATTTCATATTGCCCATACACACATAGACATAACCCTTTGGGGTCAATGCAATCGAGAATGGGTAGACTTGCCCGATCAAACGGCTAGTTTAAAATGTAACCCTGATTGGCACTACAATTTCACAGCAGCCGTTAGTGTGCCTGAAGCATGTAAGGCACAAGCTGTTTTACCAGTCAAGAACTCAGGAGGACCTGTAGACGACCATCAAATCAGGCATGGAGGTTTCCCAATTAAATTGAATGTCAGCAAAAGTTGCAGAGATTGCCAGTCAAGTGGTGGGTGTTGTGGTTATTATAAGAGCTCGATGCAGTTTCATTGCAGGTGCAGGCGGCACCGGCAATATCCTGACAGATGCCCCGCAG AGAAGAGTTCCATTGTGCTACCTCTAG GTTTCTCCATTGGAGGTGTTGCCCTGGTAGCAGCAGTAATACTGCTGCTAATTTATCTGAAGAAGAGGCCGTATCCCAGACGGGGCCTTCCTGGAGATCTCGGTGATTATGAAAAAACTGAATTGAAGGCATATCCGCAGCAGTTTGTTAATTTGTCCATATTTTCTTATGAAGAACTTAAATGGGCAGCAAATTTCTTCAACGAGAAAAACAAAGTTGGAGATGGAGGGTTTGGATCGGTGTATTTTGGCAAGCTTGAAGACGGACGAACTGTAGCAGTAAAGAAGCTTTATCAGCAAAACTGGAAGAGCGTCGAGCAGTTCATTAACGAGATAAAGATCTTATCCTGTCTTAAACATCCAAATCTTGTGGATCTTTATGGGTGTAGCAGTCCAGGGAGTCCATTTCTGCTGCTGGTTTACGAATTCATGGCGAATGGGACCTTGGCCGATCATCTTCATGGAAATCGAAGGACTTCAAAAGGTTTGCCTTGGGAAACTCGTTTAAACATTGCCGTAGAAACTGCTCAGGCTTTGGCTTTTTTGCATGGCTTACATCCGCCCATATTACACAGAGATGTCAAATCCACCAACATTCTTCTAGATGAAAATTTCAGGGCAAAAGTTGCAGATTTGGGGCTTTGCAGGCTCTTCCCTGTAAATGTCTCGCACGTCACAACTATCCCGCAAGGTACGCCAGGCTATATAGATCCAAATTATCATGAATGCTTTCAACTTACAGATAAGTCTGATGTTTACAGCTTTGGGGTCGTTTTGGTGGAAATCATCTCTGCTAAAGTTGCTGTCGATACTAGCCGAAACAGAAATGAAATCATGCTCGCTGTTATGGCATCAGACAAGATTAGAAGAGGAGTTTTGGGTGAAATATTGGATCCAGATTTGCAGATTGGAATGAAGGAAGAGGTAAAGCTCGTAGTTTCTGCAGTTGCCGAATTGGCGTTCAGATGCCTCGCAACGGACAAGGATGTTCGACCAGACATGAAGGAAGTTGCAACTCGTCTTGAGGAGATACAAGAGCATCAACAAAGTTTGGCTTAA